Proteins encoded in a region of the Natronorubrum halophilum genome:
- a CDS encoding CobW family GTP-binding protein yields the protein MSAPVTILCGELGAGKTTLLSNLLESSDREIAVLVNDVGAVNVDADLVEARTDLTTGEEVLALESGCICCSLGGELSRSVIQLWKEHDFEYLVVEASGVGEPEPIARQFVRGPAGGPYDLDAVVTVVDARRFYDRFASGETDQPDEPPVRQGPDETGSRPLADLLLEQVEFCDLLVVNKCDLVSDDERDRVVALLETLQPRAEVVTTEYGALKPEALLDSERFDLEAAAESAGWKRAIEADDARDEAGAHDDDAHIHDHAHPPERYGIEVDTYHRRRRPLHPGRFAAFLADLPSDLVRAKGLCWIAGRDRQAITMSFAGAETSLEVTGRWIASFSPEHQERYRKSQPDLSWDEEWGDRETRLALIGRHLAMDDLQARLDDCLLTESEMDDDWSSFENPAPTGMGDSVTISSDGDD from the coding sequence ATGAGCGCTCCCGTTACCATCCTCTGTGGCGAACTCGGGGCCGGCAAAACGACGCTGCTGTCGAACCTGCTCGAGTCGTCGGACCGAGAGATCGCCGTACTGGTCAACGACGTCGGCGCGGTCAACGTCGACGCCGACCTCGTGGAAGCCCGGACCGACCTGACGACCGGCGAGGAAGTGCTCGCCCTCGAGAGCGGCTGTATCTGCTGTAGCCTCGGCGGCGAACTCTCGCGGTCGGTTATCCAGCTCTGGAAGGAACACGACTTCGAGTATCTGGTCGTCGAAGCCTCCGGCGTCGGCGAACCCGAACCGATCGCCCGCCAGTTCGTCCGCGGTCCGGCGGGCGGCCCCTACGACCTCGACGCGGTCGTCACCGTCGTCGACGCACGCAGGTTTTACGACCGGTTCGCGAGCGGCGAGACCGACCAGCCGGACGAGCCGCCGGTTCGACAGGGACCCGACGAGACGGGGAGCCGCCCGCTCGCGGATCTGCTGCTCGAGCAAGTCGAGTTCTGTGATCTACTCGTCGTGAACAAGTGCGACCTCGTGAGCGACGACGAACGCGACCGCGTGGTCGCCCTGCTCGAGACGCTCCAGCCTCGCGCCGAGGTCGTGACGACCGAGTACGGCGCGCTCAAGCCCGAGGCGTTGCTCGACAGCGAGCGATTCGACCTCGAGGCGGCCGCCGAGTCGGCGGGCTGGAAACGGGCTATCGAAGCCGACGACGCCCGCGACGAGGCTGGAGCGCACGATGACGATGCTCACATCCACGATCACGCCCACCCGCCGGAACGGTACGGTATCGAGGTCGATACCTACCACCGCCGCCGCCGACCGCTCCATCCCGGACGGTTCGCGGCCTTCCTCGCCGACCTTCCGAGCGACCTCGTGCGCGCGAAGGGCCTGTGCTGGATCGCGGGCCGCGACCGCCAGGCGATCACGATGAGCTTCGCCGGCGCGGAGACGTCCCTCGAGGTCACCGGCCGCTGGATCGCCAGCTTCTCCCCCGAGCATCAAGAGCGGTATCGGAAGAGCCAGCCCGACCTCTCGTGGGACGAAGAATGGGGCGACCGCGAAACCCGGCTCGCACTCATCGGGCGACACCTCGCCATGGACGATCTGCAGGCCCGCCTCGACGACTGTCTCCTGACCGAGAGCGAGATGGACGACGACTGGTCGTCGTTCGAGAATCCCGCGCCGACGGGAATGGGCGACTCGGTAACGATCTCGAGCGATGGTGACGACTGA
- a CDS encoding GTP-binding protein yields the protein MTDDRIPVTVLSGPLGAGKTTVLNRVLTADHGLEVAVVVNDMGDVNVDAEHVAQQTDLGGDEEIIELSNGCICCRLRGDMLDEVGRLADRREFDYLLVESSGISEPVPVAQTFAMGFEDADFDPTDTYRLDTMTTVVNAHSIWESFDTGTALTGRELQGESGRVPEEVLLDQIEFCDVLLLNKCDLVPDAALDEIEAVLERLQPRANLVRTEFGDVDPDAILGTGRFDFERAQASAGWKHELQHDHHHEPQEEHGVTSFVYQRDRPFHPERIAALLSDLPDELIRAKGFFWSAGREDAAMGIDKAGTSVRAGPSGRWLATLPKAQREQYFAARPGLEDDWDDTWGDRMTRLVFIGREFDDETLIARLDDCVLTDGEMDDDWDAYPDPFESEEQRELALADD from the coding sequence ATGACTGACGACCGCATTCCCGTGACCGTACTCAGTGGCCCCCTCGGTGCGGGCAAGACGACCGTCCTCAACCGCGTGCTAACCGCCGATCACGGCCTCGAGGTGGCCGTGGTCGTCAACGACATGGGCGACGTCAACGTCGACGCCGAACACGTGGCCCAGCAGACCGACCTGGGCGGCGACGAGGAGATCATCGAACTGTCCAACGGTTGTATCTGCTGTCGCCTGCGCGGCGATATGCTGGACGAAGTCGGCCGATTGGCCGATCGCCGCGAGTTCGATTACCTGCTGGTCGAGTCCTCGGGCATCTCGGAACCCGTTCCAGTCGCCCAGACGTTCGCGATGGGGTTCGAGGACGCCGACTTTGATCCAACCGACACCTACAGACTGGATACGATGACCACCGTCGTCAACGCCCACAGCATCTGGGAGTCGTTCGACACCGGGACGGCGCTGACCGGCCGGGAACTCCAGGGCGAGTCGGGTCGCGTTCCCGAGGAGGTCCTGCTCGACCAGATCGAGTTCTGTGACGTCCTCCTGTTGAACAAGTGCGATCTCGTCCCCGACGCTGCGCTCGACGAGATCGAGGCCGTCCTCGAGCGGTTGCAACCTCGCGCGAATCTCGTTCGAACGGAGTTCGGCGATGTCGATCCGGACGCAATTCTCGGCACCGGCCGGTTCGACTTCGAGCGCGCACAGGCGTCTGCCGGCTGGAAACACGAACTCCAGCACGACCATCACCACGAACCACAGGAGGAACACGGCGTGACGTCGTTCGTCTACCAGCGCGACCGGCCGTTCCATCCCGAGCGCATCGCCGCGCTGCTATCGGACCTGCCGGACGAACTCATTCGCGCGAAGGGCTTTTTCTGGAGCGCGGGTCGCGAGGACGCCGCGATGGGAATCGACAAGGCCGGAACGTCAGTTCGGGCCGGCCCGTCGGGCCGGTGGCTCGCGACCCTGCCGAAAGCCCAGCGCGAGCAGTACTTCGCCGCCCGCCCGGGGCTCGAGGACGACTGGGACGACACGTGGGGTGACCGGATGACGCGACTCGTGTTCATCGGTCGCGAGTTCGACGACGAGACGCTGATCGCCCGTCTCGACGACTGCGTGCTGACCGATGGCGAGATGGACGACGACTGGGACGCCTATCCCGATCCGTTCGAATCGGAAGAACAACGTGAACTCGCGCTCGCTGACGACTAA
- the cca gene encoding CCA tRNA nucleotidyltransferase: MSEEDAESDDSEPTERADLESVIATIRERIEPDDDERERLRTVAGRLIDRADAAATERAPGADVLQVGSTARNTWISGDRDIDIFVRFPPDTEREALERYGLEVGHATLPDGHEEYAEHPYVKGCVEGFDIDIVPCFRLESATDIRSAVDRTPFHTQYLEERLDDDLAADVRLAKQFLKGIGAYGSDLRTRGFSGYLTELLVVEYGGFRPLLEAAANWHPQVILDPEDHGRGREAAASSRDAEVGDADLPFDDPLVVIDPTDPERNVAAVCAPENVARLQHYAREFLEEPRADVFEPTDLEPIDEAGLREHLERRGTTPVAIRFDAPDLVEDQLYPQLRKSLEGITTGLDDRGFDVFRATTVADETATILVELAVSERPAVERHDGPPIHVRTHAEGFYDTYADDPDAYGPFVDGDRYVTERPREFTTAEGFLESDRLFDVGLGAHVETALEDEYEVLVGEEITALLEEFGPELARYFEPRP; this comes from the coding sequence ATGAGCGAGGAGGACGCTGAGAGCGACGACTCCGAACCCACCGAGCGGGCCGACCTCGAGTCGGTTATCGCCACGATTCGCGAACGCATCGAACCCGACGACGACGAGCGCGAACGCCTCCGAACGGTCGCCGGCCGACTCATCGACCGCGCCGACGCCGCCGCGACGGAGCGCGCTCCCGGGGCCGACGTCCTGCAGGTCGGCTCGACAGCCAGAAACACGTGGATCAGCGGCGACCGCGATATCGATATCTTCGTCCGCTTCCCGCCGGACACGGAGCGCGAGGCCCTCGAGCGGTACGGCCTCGAGGTCGGTCACGCCACCCTCCCCGACGGCCACGAGGAGTACGCCGAACACCCGTACGTCAAGGGATGCGTCGAAGGATTCGACATCGACATCGTGCCCTGCTTTCGACTCGAGTCGGCGACCGACATCCGCTCGGCCGTCGATCGCACACCGTTTCACACGCAGTACCTCGAGGAACGATTGGACGACGACCTCGCTGCCGACGTCCGACTCGCCAAGCAGTTCCTGAAGGGGATCGGCGCGTACGGCAGCGACCTCCGCACGCGGGGCTTCAGCGGCTATCTCACCGAACTGCTCGTCGTCGAGTACGGCGGCTTCCGACCGTTGCTCGAGGCCGCGGCGAACTGGCATCCGCAGGTCATCCTCGACCCCGAAGATCACGGACGAGGGCGCGAGGCGGCAGCGTCGTCTCGGGATGCGGAGGTCGGCGACGCCGACCTTCCGTTCGACGACCCGCTCGTCGTCATCGATCCGACCGATCCCGAGCGCAACGTCGCCGCGGTCTGCGCGCCGGAGAACGTCGCCCGCCTCCAACACTACGCCCGGGAGTTCCTCGAGGAGCCCCGCGCCGACGTGTTCGAACCCACCGATCTGGAGCCGATCGACGAAGCCGGGCTCCGCGAGCACCTCGAGCGCCGCGGCACCACCCCCGTCGCCATCCGGTTCGACGCACCGGACCTCGTCGAGGACCAGCTCTACCCGCAACTACGGAAGTCCCTCGAGGGCATCACGACCGGGCTCGACGACCGCGGATTCGACGTCTTCCGCGCGACGACGGTCGCCGACGAGACGGCGACGATCCTCGTCGAACTCGCCGTGAGCGAGCGACCCGCCGTCGAACGCCACGACGGTCCCCCGATCCACGTCCGGACCCACGCCGAGGGGTTCTACGACACCTACGCCGACGATCCCGACGCATACGGCCCCTTCGTCGACGGCGACCGCTACGTGACCGAGCGTCCCCGCGAGTTTACGACCGCCGAAGGATTCCTCGAGAGCGATCGACTCTTCGACGTCGGCCTCGGTGCCCACGTCGAGACGGCACTCGAGGACGAGTACGAGGTGCTGGTCGGCGAGGAGATCACGGCGCTGCTCGAGGAGTTCGGACCGGAACTCGCGCGGTACTTCGAGCCGCGACCCTGA
- a CDS encoding GNAT family N-acetyltransferase has translation MDLTIRRATVDDCAAIQRVIADSWRESYRGLLEESTVERTTDPAGFYPAKRFRQKLDDSDLRFLVALVGGDVAGVVNICWGSENTHEFVTVDGCEISSLYLAPSFWREGIGTALVEAGRDVFPPGTEESFAEVFSANERGRAFYESVGFHRFDGRTISLYGESLETDLYRRPIRT, from the coding sequence ATGGATCTGACGATTCGCCGCGCGACTGTCGACGATTGCGCCGCGATTCAGCGGGTGATCGCCGATTCGTGGCGGGAGAGCTACCGCGGCCTGCTCGAGGAGTCGACCGTCGAACGGACTACCGACCCCGCCGGGTTCTACCCGGCGAAACGGTTCCGACAGAAACTCGACGATTCGGACCTGCGATTCCTGGTCGCGCTCGTCGGTGGCGACGTCGCCGGCGTCGTCAACATCTGCTGGGGATCGGAGAACACGCACGAGTTCGTCACGGTGGACGGCTGTGAGATCAGTTCACTCTATCTCGCGCCGTCGTTCTGGCGGGAGGGGATCGGTACGGCGCTGGTCGAAGCCGGTCGAGACGTGTTTCCACCCGGCACGGAGGAATCCTTCGCGGAGGTCTTCTCGGCGAACGAGCGGGGCCGTGCGTTCTACGAGTCGGTCGGGTTTCACCGCTTCGACGGGCGAACGATCTCATTGTACGGCGAATCACTGGAGACGGATCTTTATCGTCGACCGATTCGAACGTGA
- a CDS encoding histone deacetylase family protein → MRFGYSETCLAHDPGSRHPETPDRLRAIRERLKKKHGVEYVDADPCEIDTMAAVHDREYIESVEEFCADGGGSWDPDTTAVEETWDAICHSTGLACWAAEDALEGATGRKTPFSIGRPPGHHAVYDDAMGFCFVNNAAVAAQHALDADAYDVGRVAIVDWDVHHGNGTQDIFYDRADVFFVSIHEQGLYPGTGAVDETGEGDGAGTTMNIPMPAGTDDREYLAAVEGPITAALTEYDPDLLLISAGFDAHRHDPISRIRLSTEAYALMTDRFRTLADETDAALAFILEGGYGLDVLADSVAIVHETFDGREPIEPDADCGEKAESALSAVADAHGLDLNLDG, encoded by the coding sequence ATGCGCTTTGGCTACAGCGAGACCTGTCTCGCACACGATCCCGGTTCGCGCCATCCCGAGACGCCGGACCGGCTACGGGCGATCCGGGAGCGACTGAAGAAGAAACACGGCGTCGAGTATGTCGACGCCGACCCCTGCGAGATCGATACGATGGCGGCGGTCCACGACCGCGAGTACATCGAATCCGTCGAGGAGTTCTGCGCCGACGGCGGCGGGAGCTGGGATCCCGATACGACCGCCGTCGAGGAGACGTGGGATGCGATCTGCCACAGCACCGGCCTCGCTTGCTGGGCCGCCGAGGACGCCCTCGAGGGGGCGACCGGTCGGAAGACGCCGTTTTCGATCGGCCGGCCGCCGGGCCACCACGCCGTCTACGACGACGCGATGGGGTTTTGCTTCGTCAACAACGCCGCGGTCGCCGCCCAGCACGCGCTGGACGCGGACGCCTACGACGTCGGTCGAGTCGCGATCGTCGACTGGGACGTCCACCACGGCAACGGCACGCAGGACATCTTCTACGACCGAGCGGACGTCTTCTTCGTCTCGATTCACGAACAGGGGCTCTACCCCGGCACTGGTGCCGTCGACGAGACCGGCGAGGGGGACGGAGCCGGGACGACGATGAATATCCCGATGCCCGCCGGCACGGACGACCGCGAGTACCTCGCCGCGGTCGAGGGGCCGATCACGGCGGCGCTGACCGAGTACGATCCCGACCTCTTGCTCATCAGTGCCGGCTTCGACGCCCACCGGCACGATCCGATCTCGAGGATTCGCCTCTCGACGGAGGCCTACGCCCTGATGACCGATCGGTTCCGAACGCTCGCCGACGAGACCGACGCCGCGCTCGCGTTCATCCTCGAGGGCGGGTACGGACTCGACGTGCTCGCCGACAGCGTCGCGATCGTCCACGAGACGTTCGACGGCCGAGAGCCGATCGAACCGGACGCCGACTGCGGTGAGAAAGCCGAGTCGGCGCTGTCGGCTGTCGCCGACGCGCACGGACTGGACCTGAACCTGGACGGGTGA
- a CDS encoding histone: MNVELPFAPVDTIIRRNAGELRVSADASKELATRIQEHGSELAIDAAERATEDGRKTLMADDFGVERVVDKDDLELPVAPVDRIARLEINDRYRVSMDARVALADILEDYADNVARAATILAHHADRRTITEDDIETYFSLFE, from the coding sequence ATGAACGTCGAACTCCCGTTCGCCCCGGTGGACACGATCATCCGGCGGAACGCGGGCGAACTTCGGGTGAGTGCCGACGCGTCGAAGGAACTTGCAACGCGGATCCAAGAACACGGGAGCGAGCTGGCGATCGACGCCGCCGAGCGAGCGACCGAAGACGGGCGAAAGACGTTGATGGCCGATGACTTTGGCGTAGAGCGGGTCGTCGACAAGGACGATCTCGAGTTGCCAGTTGCCCCCGTCGACCGTATCGCCAGATTGGAAATCAACGATCGGTACCGCGTTTCGATGGACGCCCGCGTCGCCCTCGCCGATATTCTCGAGGACTACGCGGACAACGTCGCCCGGGCGGCGACGATTCTCGCCCATCACGCCGACCGGCGGACGATCACCGAGGACGACATCGAGACGTACTTCTCGTTGTTCGAGTGA
- a CDS encoding single-stranded DNA binding protein produces the protein MSDIEGVYEDLEADVSLEEFREAVEEKVEQMGGLADEETAAMLIAHEIGESEVGGIADIEPGMEDAKFVAKVTSIGEVRTFERDGEDEDGRVVNVEVADETGSVRAAFWDEHAEAAIEELEEGQVLRIKGRPKEGFSGVEISVDHVEPDPDTEVDVQVSDTHTVEALSLGLSNVNLVGLVLDTGSVRTFDRDDGSEGKVSNLVLGDSTGRIRVTLWDEQADLATEFEPGTTAEVIDGYVKERDGNLELHVGNRGAVEEVDEEVEYVPESTPIEDVEIDQTVDIAGVVRSADPKRTFDRDDGSEGQVRNIRVQDATDDIRVALWGEKADLDIGPGDEVALGDVEIQDGWQDDLEASGGWQSTVTVLESDSVGGSGESQTDDSSDENAGLSAFAGDDGGTDESDGADAATTDSDTDSDESAASSDAGAEADGPADGEEIEFTGVVVQAGDPVVLDDGETTMSVETDADVGLGEELTARGVVRNGRLEANDVF, from the coding sequence ATGAGCGACATCGAGGGCGTTTATGAAGACCTCGAGGCCGACGTCTCTCTCGAGGAGTTTCGCGAGGCTGTCGAGGAAAAAGTCGAACAGATGGGTGGGCTCGCGGACGAGGAGACGGCGGCGATGCTCATCGCTCACGAGATCGGTGAGAGCGAGGTCGGTGGCATCGCCGACATCGAGCCCGGAATGGAGGACGCGAAGTTCGTCGCCAAGGTCACCAGCATCGGCGAGGTTCGGACCTTCGAACGCGACGGCGAGGACGAGGACGGCCGCGTCGTCAACGTCGAGGTCGCCGACGAAACCGGCTCGGTTCGAGCGGCCTTCTGGGACGAACACGCCGAAGCCGCGATCGAGGAACTCGAGGAGGGACAGGTGCTGCGGATCAAGGGCCGTCCCAAGGAGGGCTTTAGCGGCGTCGAGATCAGCGTCGACCACGTCGAACCCGATCCGGATACGGAGGTCGACGTGCAGGTTTCCGACACCCACACCGTCGAGGCGCTCTCGCTCGGGCTCTCGAACGTCAACCTCGTCGGCCTCGTTCTCGACACCGGCAGCGTCCGGACGTTCGACCGCGACGACGGCTCCGAGGGCAAGGTGTCGAACCTCGTACTCGGCGATTCGACCGGCCGAATCCGCGTGACGCTGTGGGACGAACAGGCAGATCTCGCGACGGAGTTCGAGCCGGGCACGACGGCCGAGGTGATCGACGGCTACGTCAAGGAACGCGACGGCAATCTCGAGCTTCACGTCGGCAACCGCGGAGCCGTCGAGGAGGTCGACGAGGAGGTCGAGTACGTCCCCGAGAGCACGCCGATCGAGGACGTCGAGATCGACCAGACGGTCGACATCGCCGGCGTCGTTCGCTCGGCCGATCCCAAGCGCACGTTCGACCGCGACGACGGCTCCGAGGGACAGGTTCGAAACATTCGCGTCCAGGACGCGACCGACGACATCCGGGTCGCCCTCTGGGGCGAAAAGGCGGACCTCGATATCGGACCGGGCGACGAGGTCGCACTCGGCGACGTCGAGATTCAGGACGGCTGGCAGGACGACCTTGAGGCCTCCGGTGGCTGGCAGTCGACGGTTACGGTGCTCGAGTCCGATTCGGTCGGTGGGTCCGGCGAGAGCCAGACGGACGACTCGAGCGACGAGAACGCCGGACTATCGGCGTTCGCCGGAGACGATGGCGGTACCGACGAGAGCGACGGCGCGGATGCTGCCACGACGGATTCGGACACCGATTCCGACGAGTCGGCCGCCTCGAGCGACGCCGGCGCTGAGGCGGATGGGCCGGCCGACGGCGAGGAGATCGAGTTCACGGGCGTCGTCGTTCAGGCTGGCGACCCCGTCGTGCTCGACGATGGCGAGACGACGATGAGCGTCGAAACGGACGCCGATGTCGGCCTCGGCGAGGAGCTAACCGCCAGAGGGGTCGTCCGCAATGGTCGCCTCGAGGCAAATGACGTCTTCTGA
- a CDS encoding TIGR00296 family protein, whose amino-acid sequence MSQRQGVNLSYEDGARAVELARESVESYVQHGQREQPGSMREAFYERTGAFVRLESTRGRGSLRGCAGGYRSGDQLGHVIVDAAIEAASEDSCGSEVSPSELPNLTVSVCTVKSVVLTDDPLADLELGTHGVAIDGGEGGWLYPTVPVENGWSGREYLDRTCRKAKLAPTAWQNDDVIVTLFEGQVFREREADGSIEEL is encoded by the coding sequence ATGTCCCAGCGACAGGGCGTCAACCTTTCCTACGAAGACGGGGCGCGCGCCGTCGAACTCGCGCGAGAATCCGTCGAATCCTACGTACAACACGGGCAACGAGAACAACCGGGCAGCATGCGCGAGGCGTTCTACGAGCGAACCGGCGCGTTCGTCCGCCTCGAGTCGACTCGGGGACGGGGCAGCCTGCGTGGCTGCGCCGGCGGCTACCGATCGGGCGACCAGCTCGGCCACGTCATCGTCGACGCGGCGATCGAAGCCGCGAGCGAGGATTCGTGTGGCTCCGAGGTCAGCCCCTCGGAACTGCCGAACCTCACCGTCTCCGTCTGTACCGTCAAGAGCGTTGTCTTGACCGACGATCCGCTGGCCGATCTCGAGTTAGGAACCCACGGCGTCGCCATCGACGGCGGCGAGGGCGGCTGGCTCTATCCGACGGTGCCGGTCGAGAACGGCTGGAGCGGCCGCGAGTACCTCGATCGAACCTGCCGAAAAGCGAAGCTCGCGCCGACCGCCTGGCAAAACGACGACGTCATCGTCACGCTGTTCGAAGGACAGGTCTTCCGCGAGCGCGAAGCCGACGGCAGCATCGAGGAGCTCTAA